The following proteins are co-located in the Scomber scombrus chromosome 2, fScoSco1.1, whole genome shotgun sequence genome:
- the LOC133995550 gene encoding zinc finger protein 37-like isoform X1, giving the protein MFEDPELQDPLSLSLNENYGDQNSPCRESKKGPASPDYTCDTPEIQVIIKEEEDGWTVSENHESFGSDAENEDTSAHSCHPHFKACGTDDSVSCGVKRHQRSCSVEKCSEESAGPAYCEQSSSAAEEPQRHTLTDSEEKPKLSCIRGKGTGHVSVHQYNNTAEKPFSCALRETTPSLKRNVKVCERTRAAEECCPQDQNLDGKQSTSLSTEAEIHQTKRPAPYQTDSPECKPLMSHGLTMASANLEDQTLHLTVRLQAGEEEEEEQDEEIGGLINSDGEVVEWDNRDSPDRRSESTEGPNPTKGVVLSESQLQGQNQRDSSSPTLIMEVVSVGEDEERDEGEDKERVVKMTTVSPVNRGKKKRKTLLVLHNIRHSSELIFSHVMFAGKRHKRKKKAPAVTAVSSDVPDEDEEGPAKRVKRRSRRKIVATPQVSIEDLEEEPGISRRTRRKRRPVITVETEELNTKSLRRAAAKRPYRKKKDAKPSAEGGESTGKKRPGRKMVQVPIEIPPELLKKPKEKIDYHCSVCSKEFPHAYKLERHELIHTGEKPYCCSICGRGFNQKGNLKTHYKVHLGRKGAVDFEDEVNPIASELTEYLKSLPGESRIRSSLHCLECGKDCESQSALQAHHITTHSAAESDAVEHSTSQLLFCRRCGIQFTEKEKLEEHMKTHVKDKPFSCPDCGKKFINENYIQIHQRIHTGEKPFLCSQCGRGFHTASSLKLHEMQHSEERPFACSICGKKFRINSYLTAHYQTHIKDRPFICCVCGKGYSRAEELKVHHRLHTGERPYECGDCGKSFIYRQGLRQHQRTHAGKRIGPTRQLGRPKQQARLDI; this is encoded by the exons ATGAGAGCTTCGGCTCGGATGCAGAAAACGAGGATACTTCCGCACACTCTTGTCATCCGCACTTCAAAGCGTGTGGGACTGATGACTCCGTTTCGTGTGGAGTAAAGAGACACCAGAGATCCTGTTCTGTGGAGAAATGCTCCGAGGAGTCCGCCGGTCCTGCTTACTGTGAGCAAAGTTCCTCCGCAGCGGAGGAGCCACAGAGACACACGCTCACGGATTCAGAAGAGAAACCTAAGCTGTCATGTATTCGTGGAAAGGGGACGGGACACGTGTCTgtgcatcagtacaacaacACAGCGGAGAAACCGTTCTCCTGCGCGCTACGCGAGACGACGCCCAGTCTCAAAAGGAACGTGAAAGTCTGCGAGAGGACACGCGCGGCGGAGGAGTGCTGTCCTCAAGACCAGAACCTCGACGGAAAACAAAGCACATCTTTGTCAACAGAAGCAGAAATACATCAGACCAAAAGACCAGCACCTTACCAAACA GATTCTCCTGAATGTAAGCCCCTAATGTCACACGGACTCACGATGGCGTCTGCAAACCTAGAGGACCAAACTCTCCATCTGACTGTCAGGCTGCAGgcgggggaggaggaagaggaggaacaaGACGAAGAAATCGGTGGTTTAATCAACTCTGATGGCGAAGTGGTGGAGTGGGATAACA GAGACAGCCCTGACAGACGCTCTGAAAGCACAGAAGGTCCCAATCCAACCAAG GGTGTCGTCCTGTCAGAGTCTCAGCTGCAAGGCCAAAACCAGAGAGACAGCAGTAGTCCGACACTCATCATGGAAGTTGTGTCTGTGGGGGAAGAtgaagaaagggatgaaggggAGGATAAAGAGAGAGTAGTGAAGATGACAACTGTTTCGCCAGTAAAtcgtggtaaaaaaaaaaggaaaactctACTGGTTTTACACAATATCAGACACAGTTCTGAGTTGATCTTTTCGCACGTGATGTTTGCAGGAAAGAGacacaaaaggaagaaaaaggctCCTGCAGTCACAGCGGTGTCATCGGACGTCCccgatgaagatgaagaaggtCCTGCGAAGCGTG TCAAGCgaagaagcagaagaaagaTTGTAGCAACTCCACAGGTGTCAATCGAAGATTTGGAGGAAGAGCCTGGAA tATCAAGACGGACCAGAAGAAAGAGGAGGCCCGTCATCACAGTGGAAACAGAAGaattaaacacaaaaagtcTCCGTCGTGCTGCTg CAAAGCGACCgtacagaaaaaagaaagatgccaAACCATCAGCTGAAGGAGGAGAAAGTACAG GGAAGAAGCGCCCCGGCAGAAAGATGGTTCAAGTACCGATAGAAATACCTCCTGAGCTCCTGAAGAAGCCCAAAGAGAAGATCGACTACCACTGCTCAGTGTGCAGCAAAGAGTTCCCTCACGCCTACAAACTAGAGAGACACGAGCTGATCCACACGGGAGAGAAACCTTACTGCTGCTCCATCTGCGGGCGGGGTTTCAACCAGAAGGGAAACCTCAAAACACACTACAAAGTCCACTTAG GTCGAAAAGGGGCTGTTGATTTTGAAGACGAGGTGAATCCAATAGCGTCAGAACTCACTGAATACTTGAAGTCTCTGCCGGGGGAGTCGAGGATCAGGTCATCCCTTCACTGCCTGGAGTGTGGGAAGGACTGTGAGAGTCAATCAGCTCTACAAGCACACCACATCACCACACATTCAGCTGCCGAGTCAGACGCGGTCGAACACAGCACATCACAGCTCCTCTTCTGCCGCCGCTGTGGCATTCAGttcactgaaaaagaaaagctggaaGAACACATGAAAACCCACGTGAAGGACAAGCCCTTCTCGTGCCCCGACTGCGGCAAGAAGTTCATCAATGAAAACTACATACAGATTCACCAGCGCATCCACACCGGGGAGAAACCTTTCCTCTGTTCCCAGTGCGGAAGAGGCTTCCACACCGCTTCCTCTCTGAAGCTGCACGAGATGCAGCACTCCGAGGAGCGGCCGTTCGCCTGCTCCATCTGCGGCAAGAAGTTTCGGATAAACTCGTACCTAACAGCACACTACCAGACCCACATTAAAGACAGACCTTTCATTTGTTGCGTCTGCGGGAAAGGCTACTCCAGAGCCGAGGAACTGAAGGTGCACCACAGGCTGCACACCGGGGAGAGACCCTACGAGTGCGGAGATTGCGGGAAGAGCTTCATTTATCGCCAAGGTCTGCGACAGCATCAGCGCACACATGCTGGAAAACGCATCGGACCGACCAGACAGCTCGGTAGACCAAAGCAACAGGCCAGGCTGGACATCTAA
- the LOC133995550 gene encoding zinc finger protein 37-like isoform X2 — MFEDPELQDPLSLSLNENYGDQNSPCRESKKGPASPDYTCDTPEIQVIIKEEEDGWTVSENHESFGSDAENEDTSAHSCHPHFKACGTDDSVSCGVKRHQRSCSVEKCSEESAGPAYCEQSSSAAEEPQRHTLTDSEEKPKLSCIRGKGTGHVSVHQYNNTAEKPFSCALRETTPSLKRNVKVCERTRAAEECCPQDQNLDGKQSTSLSTEAEIHQTKRPAPYQTDSPECKPLMSHGLTMASANLEDQTLHLTVRLQAGEEEEEEQDEEIGGLINSDGEVVEWDNRDSPDRRSESTEGPNPTKGVVLSESQLQGQNQRDSSSPTLIMEVVSVGEDEERDEGEDKERVVKMTTVSPVNRGKRHKRKKKAPAVTAVSSDVPDEDEEGPAKRVKRRSRRKIVATPQVSIEDLEEEPGISRRTRRKRRPVITVETEELNTKSLRRAAAKRPYRKKKDAKPSAEGGESTGKKRPGRKMVQVPIEIPPELLKKPKEKIDYHCSVCSKEFPHAYKLERHELIHTGEKPYCCSICGRGFNQKGNLKTHYKVHLGRKGAVDFEDEVNPIASELTEYLKSLPGESRIRSSLHCLECGKDCESQSALQAHHITTHSAAESDAVEHSTSQLLFCRRCGIQFTEKEKLEEHMKTHVKDKPFSCPDCGKKFINENYIQIHQRIHTGEKPFLCSQCGRGFHTASSLKLHEMQHSEERPFACSICGKKFRINSYLTAHYQTHIKDRPFICCVCGKGYSRAEELKVHHRLHTGERPYECGDCGKSFIYRQGLRQHQRTHAGKRIGPTRQLGRPKQQARLDI, encoded by the exons ATGAGAGCTTCGGCTCGGATGCAGAAAACGAGGATACTTCCGCACACTCTTGTCATCCGCACTTCAAAGCGTGTGGGACTGATGACTCCGTTTCGTGTGGAGTAAAGAGACACCAGAGATCCTGTTCTGTGGAGAAATGCTCCGAGGAGTCCGCCGGTCCTGCTTACTGTGAGCAAAGTTCCTCCGCAGCGGAGGAGCCACAGAGACACACGCTCACGGATTCAGAAGAGAAACCTAAGCTGTCATGTATTCGTGGAAAGGGGACGGGACACGTGTCTgtgcatcagtacaacaacACAGCGGAGAAACCGTTCTCCTGCGCGCTACGCGAGACGACGCCCAGTCTCAAAAGGAACGTGAAAGTCTGCGAGAGGACACGCGCGGCGGAGGAGTGCTGTCCTCAAGACCAGAACCTCGACGGAAAACAAAGCACATCTTTGTCAACAGAAGCAGAAATACATCAGACCAAAAGACCAGCACCTTACCAAACA GATTCTCCTGAATGTAAGCCCCTAATGTCACACGGACTCACGATGGCGTCTGCAAACCTAGAGGACCAAACTCTCCATCTGACTGTCAGGCTGCAGgcgggggaggaggaagaggaggaacaaGACGAAGAAATCGGTGGTTTAATCAACTCTGATGGCGAAGTGGTGGAGTGGGATAACA GAGACAGCCCTGACAGACGCTCTGAAAGCACAGAAGGTCCCAATCCAACCAAG GGTGTCGTCCTGTCAGAGTCTCAGCTGCAAGGCCAAAACCAGAGAGACAGCAGTAGTCCGACACTCATCATGGAAGTTGTGTCTGTGGGGGAAGAtgaagaaagggatgaaggggAGGATAAAGAGAGAGTAGTGAAGATGACAACTGTTTCGCCAGTAAAtcgtg GAAAGAGacacaaaaggaagaaaaaggctCCTGCAGTCACAGCGGTGTCATCGGACGTCCccgatgaagatgaagaaggtCCTGCGAAGCGTG TCAAGCgaagaagcagaagaaagaTTGTAGCAACTCCACAGGTGTCAATCGAAGATTTGGAGGAAGAGCCTGGAA tATCAAGACGGACCAGAAGAAAGAGGAGGCCCGTCATCACAGTGGAAACAGAAGaattaaacacaaaaagtcTCCGTCGTGCTGCTg CAAAGCGACCgtacagaaaaaagaaagatgccaAACCATCAGCTGAAGGAGGAGAAAGTACAG GGAAGAAGCGCCCCGGCAGAAAGATGGTTCAAGTACCGATAGAAATACCTCCTGAGCTCCTGAAGAAGCCCAAAGAGAAGATCGACTACCACTGCTCAGTGTGCAGCAAAGAGTTCCCTCACGCCTACAAACTAGAGAGACACGAGCTGATCCACACGGGAGAGAAACCTTACTGCTGCTCCATCTGCGGGCGGGGTTTCAACCAGAAGGGAAACCTCAAAACACACTACAAAGTCCACTTAG GTCGAAAAGGGGCTGTTGATTTTGAAGACGAGGTGAATCCAATAGCGTCAGAACTCACTGAATACTTGAAGTCTCTGCCGGGGGAGTCGAGGATCAGGTCATCCCTTCACTGCCTGGAGTGTGGGAAGGACTGTGAGAGTCAATCAGCTCTACAAGCACACCACATCACCACACATTCAGCTGCCGAGTCAGACGCGGTCGAACACAGCACATCACAGCTCCTCTTCTGCCGCCGCTGTGGCATTCAGttcactgaaaaagaaaagctggaaGAACACATGAAAACCCACGTGAAGGACAAGCCCTTCTCGTGCCCCGACTGCGGCAAGAAGTTCATCAATGAAAACTACATACAGATTCACCAGCGCATCCACACCGGGGAGAAACCTTTCCTCTGTTCCCAGTGCGGAAGAGGCTTCCACACCGCTTCCTCTCTGAAGCTGCACGAGATGCAGCACTCCGAGGAGCGGCCGTTCGCCTGCTCCATCTGCGGCAAGAAGTTTCGGATAAACTCGTACCTAACAGCACACTACCAGACCCACATTAAAGACAGACCTTTCATTTGTTGCGTCTGCGGGAAAGGCTACTCCAGAGCCGAGGAACTGAAGGTGCACCACAGGCTGCACACCGGGGAGAGACCCTACGAGTGCGGAGATTGCGGGAAGAGCTTCATTTATCGCCAAGGTCTGCGACAGCATCAGCGCACACATGCTGGAAAACGCATCGGACCGACCAGACAGCTCGGTAGACCAAAGCAACAGGCCAGGCTGGACATCTAA